The Bacillota bacterium genome has a window encoding:
- the lgt gene encoding prolipoprotein diacylglyceryl transferase, with the protein MRPILFHIGSAPVYSYGFFVAVAFVVGTIFGIIQAKRRGISIEAIIDIALYSCIAGIVGARIVYVLLDLPVYLSEPMEILRLRDGGLSFHGGLFTAILVGIWYCRRHKVSAWEIADIAAPSVALGYSIARIGCFLNGCCFGVTTNLPWALKCAAYDQSLRHPTQIYAAIGSLMIFAILMISRKSRHFPGYLMFFYVFLYSILRFVVEIFRDVPRFLGPLSITQVVSIVLALGSFLCISILSNQAAKPEEKLPAQGR; encoded by the coding sequence TTGAGGCCGATTCTGTTTCATATTGGCAGTGCGCCGGTATATTCATATGGTTTCTTTGTCGCAGTCGCCTTTGTCGTCGGCACAATCTTTGGCATTATCCAGGCCAAGAGACGGGGGATCAGCATCGAGGCTATAATCGATATAGCCCTATACAGCTGCATTGCCGGGATCGTTGGGGCGCGGATCGTATATGTGCTCTTGGATCTTCCTGTTTACCTAAGTGAACCTATGGAGATCTTAAGGCTCAGGGATGGGGGCCTGTCCTTTCATGGAGGACTATTCACTGCTATTCTAGTGGGCATCTGGTATTGCAGGAGGCACAAGGTCTCGGCTTGGGAGATTGCTGATATCGCTGCGCCCAGCGTTGCATTGGGTTATTCCATCGCCCGCATAGGCTGCTTTCTAAATGGATGCTGCTTTGGAGTTACAACCAATCTCCCGTGGGCGCTCAAGTGCGCCGCCTATGACCAATCCCTTCGTCACCCGACGCAGATATATGCAGCCATCGGCAGTCTCATGATCTTCGCGATCCTGATGATCTCCAGAAAGTCACGTCATTTTCCCGGATATCTCATGTTTTTCTATGTATTCCTCTACTCCATACTTCGGTTTGTGGTGGAGATCTTCAGAGATGTGCCGAGATTCCTGGGACCATTGTCCATAACGCAAGTGGTAAGTATCGTCCTGGCGTTGGGTTCATTCCTCTGCATATCAATCTTGAGCAATCAGGCTGCGAAGCCGGAAGAGAAATTACCTGCGCAGGGCAGATAG